A part of Blastocatellia bacterium genomic DNA contains:
- a CDS encoding MBL fold metallo-hydrolase, which yields MPSVSRLGTIIADEDMRIVVLGSGTSVPHRARNSAGFWVQTDELRLLLDCGAGVLHAMPRYGLDWVNITHVFLTHFHLDHIAELPALLFALKHSPGVEQRTAPLRIMGPVGTARLLKMWEEAVGYELLTLRFPVEIEDVEPGREYVLLPGHWMRLHKTPHTSESLAVRVDERGTSVGYTGDTAYADDLAEFFHHLDLLIAECSFAKPRADVRHMSIPEVAQLARRAKVARLVATHLYPELDALDVKTEIAKIFPGSVIIAYDGLSLDI from the coding sequence TTGCCATCAGTTTCCCGATTAGGCACAATCATCGCCGACGAGGATATGAGAATCGTGGTGTTAGGTTCGGGTACGAGCGTGCCGCACCGGGCGCGCAATTCAGCCGGGTTTTGGGTGCAAACGGATGAGCTGCGGCTGCTGCTGGATTGCGGCGCCGGCGTGCTGCACGCCATGCCGCGCTACGGACTTGATTGGGTCAACATCACACACGTGTTTTTGACTCACTTTCATCTTGACCACATCGCCGAATTGCCTGCCTTGCTGTTTGCGCTCAAGCATAGTCCAGGTGTCGAGCAACGCACTGCACCGTTGCGCATCATGGGCCCCGTCGGCACGGCGCGTCTGCTCAAGATGTGGGAAGAAGCCGTTGGCTACGAATTACTGACGCTCCGATTCCCCGTTGAAATTGAAGACGTGGAGCCGGGGCGTGAATATGTTCTGCTGCCTGGCCACTGGATGCGCTTGCACAAGACGCCACACACCAGCGAAAGCCTCGCTGTGCGCGTAGACGAACGCGGCACGAGCGTCGGCTACACGGGCGATACGGCTTATGCTGATGACCTGGCCGAGTTCTTTCACCACTTGGACCTGCTCATCGCCGAGTGTTCGTTCGCCAAGCCGCGCGCGGACGTCAGACACATGTCCATCCCTGAAGTAGCCCAGTTGGCCCGACGCGCCAAGGTTGCGCGGTTGGTGGCGACGCATTTGTATCCGGAGCTGGATGCGCTGGACGTGAAAACAGAGATTGCTAAAATATTCCCCGGCTCGGTGATCATTGCCTATGACGGATTGAGCCTCGATATCTAG
- a CDS encoding right-handed parallel beta-helix repeat-containing protein, whose translation MKGNHWLIMTLSGFALGLAFMPVEAWRVSATGAHPGVLYVSATDPTCGGQSPCFSTIQAAVNAAAEGDEIRVAAGTYTGVATATVGGNSFRQVVLITKSLTLQGGYSTTNWTQPNPTQNPTVIDAQRQGRGISIVGNGTQTVTVAGFTITNGDYSGLGNPPGVARLVCSRTGSDCGGGLFAFRVRLHLRDCTITNNIASRTRIFSDGGGAYLWELIGGSRVENTTFTDNQAPSSGGSGGGLNIVFGSSVAIVNSRFERNQAASYGGGLAIFQPDEGISIENSTFTGNRVSDDGGALEARLTFEGTALRLNRVIMRQNQARSQGAAISLIKQGTSAASVQMTNVVLASNTLLSPGDFGAVFNVDVLSGEMELRLAHLTWAAQPALSALRLGGAPTRATLTNTLIDSAGSAFVGHQVSGEVRIRHINTLTNRVGVLHAAEAGMPIFEAVNPLRGDPRLDATHHLQAGSAAIDAGVNAGVTDDVDGDRRPFGAGFDIGADEFVGPRAKGQ comes from the coding sequence ATGAAGGGTAATCACTGGCTGATCATGACTCTCTCAGGATTCGCACTAGGATTGGCGTTCATGCCAGTGGAGGCCTGGCGTGTCTCTGCGACGGGCGCTCATCCTGGGGTTTTGTACGTTTCGGCCACAGACCCAACCTGCGGTGGACAATCTCCCTGCTTCAGCACGATTCAAGCGGCTGTGAACGCGGCTGCCGAAGGCGACGAGATTCGCGTGGCCGCGGGAACCTACACGGGAGTGGCCACGGCGACGGTCGGTGGCAACAGCTTCAGGCAGGTTGTGCTCATCACGAAGAGCCTGACTTTGCAAGGCGGCTACAGCACGACCAACTGGACGCAACCCAACCCGACGCAGAATCCCACTGTGATAGATGCGCAGCGTCAAGGGCGCGGCATCTCGATTGTGGGTAATGGGACCCAGACGGTAACAGTGGCCGGCTTCACCATCACCAATGGGGACTATAGCGGACTGGGCAATCCGCCCGGCGTCGCCCGCTTGGTCTGCTCGCGCACCGGTAGCGATTGCGGCGGTGGGTTGTTTGCCTTTCGAGTGAGGCTGCATCTACGCGACTGCACGATCACTAACAACATTGCCAGTCGCACGCGCATCTTTAGCGACGGCGGCGGGGCCTATTTGTGGGAGCTCATCGGTGGCAGTCGGGTGGAAAACACGACCTTCACTGACAACCAAGCACCAAGCTCCGGTGGTTCGGGGGGCGGACTGAATATTGTTTTCGGCAGCAGCGTCGCCATCGTCAATAGTCGCTTTGAGAGGAATCAAGCTGCTAGCTACGGCGGCGGGTTGGCTATCTTCCAACCGGATGAGGGAATCTCCATTGAGAACTCGACTTTCACCGGCAACAGGGTGAGCGATGATGGCGGTGCGCTGGAAGCCCGATTGACGTTCGAGGGAACGGCCTTGCGTCTGAACCGCGTGATCATGCGACAGAACCAGGCGCGCAGTCAGGGCGCAGCTATTAGCTTGATTAAACAAGGAACCAGCGCAGCGAGCGTACAGATGACCAACGTTGTGTTAGCATCCAACACGCTGCTCAGTCCTGGAGATTTTGGCGCAGTGTTCAATGTTGATGTCCTCTCTGGTGAAATGGAGCTGCGCCTGGCTCACCTAACATGGGCTGCCCAACCAGCGCTGAGTGCGCTACGTCTGGGCGGAGCTCCGACTAGAGCAACGCTCACCAACACGCTGATTGACTCGGCTGGCAGCGCGTTCGTCGGGCATCAGGTCAGCGGCGAGGTCCGCATCCGGCACATCAACACGCTGACCAATCGCGTCGGCGTATTGCACGCTGCTGAAGCCGGCATGCCAATCTTCGAGGCCGTCAATCCGCTACGTGGCGATCCTCGGCTGGATGCCACGCACCATCTGCAAGCTGGTTCAGCCGCCATAGACGCAGGCGTGAATGCCGGCGTGACCGATGATGTGGACGGCGACCGGCGCCCCTTCGGAGCTGGTTTTGACATCGGCGCCGATGAGTTCGTAGGCCCTAGGGCCAAAGGGCAGTGA